In Halostella salina, a single window of DNA contains:
- a CDS encoding hybrid sensor histidine kinase/response regulator, with protein sequence MEPSGPTSLTVLHVEDDPAFSTLTATRLERTDAVGSILQEATVDDGLARVEAVGTGEGGIDCVVSDYRLDGDDGLAFLRSLRERYPNLPFILFSGEVDDELTTTAFEAGADDCVAKGTGERFETLAARIERAVESARTADALAEKRRQRETFVRNLPGVVYRAAIEDPWEMEFVGGQAEAVTGYPAEAFERREVSFGDDLILPEDNDEVNDTISESVSSGTAFEVTYRIRTADGDLRHVWERGEPVYDGGEAVALEGYIMDITPLREREQRLREQNERLDEFASLVSHDLRNPLNVAVSHVSMLREEVDEPDRLDAIERSLARMESIIEDLLTLAREGRGVTDPTPVSLHEVAHRAWRTVPTDDADLVVADDRRVVADEGRLGRLLENLFRNSVEHAASDGVTVTVGTLDDSDPEGFYVADDGPGIPDERRDAVFDRGYTTAETGTGYGLAIVERIAEAHGWTVAVAGDDDGTRIEFTGVGDA encoded by the coding sequence ATGGAGCCGTCAGGTCCGACATCGCTGACAGTCCTCCACGTCGAGGACGACCCGGCCTTTAGTACCTTGACGGCCACACGGCTCGAACGCACCGACGCCGTCGGGTCCATCCTCCAGGAGGCGACGGTCGACGACGGACTCGCCCGGGTCGAGGCCGTCGGGACGGGCGAGGGGGGCATCGACTGCGTGGTGAGCGACTACCGGCTGGACGGCGACGACGGGCTGGCGTTCCTGCGGTCGCTTCGTGAACGGTATCCCAACCTCCCCTTTATTCTGTTCTCCGGGGAGGTCGACGACGAACTGACGACGACGGCGTTCGAGGCGGGCGCGGACGACTGCGTCGCGAAGGGGACCGGCGAGCGGTTCGAGACCCTCGCCGCGCGGATCGAGCGCGCCGTCGAGAGTGCGCGGACGGCCGACGCCCTCGCGGAGAAGCGCCGACAGCGTGAGACGTTCGTCCGCAACCTCCCCGGGGTTGTCTACCGCGCGGCCATCGAGGACCCGTGGGAGATGGAGTTCGTCGGCGGACAGGCCGAGGCGGTGACCGGCTACCCCGCCGAGGCGTTCGAGCGCCGCGAAGTGTCGTTCGGCGACGACCTCATCCTGCCGGAGGACAACGACGAGGTCAACGACACCATCAGCGAGAGCGTATCGTCGGGGACGGCGTTCGAGGTGACCTACCGGATCCGGACCGCCGACGGTGACCTCCGCCACGTCTGGGAGCGCGGCGAACCGGTGTACGACGGCGGCGAGGCCGTCGCGCTCGAAGGGTACATCATGGACATCACGCCGCTTCGGGAGCGGGAACAGCGCCTCCGCGAACAGAACGAGCGGCTGGACGAGTTCGCGTCGCTCGTCTCCCACGACCTCCGGAACCCGCTGAACGTCGCCGTCAGCCACGTGTCGATGCTCCGCGAGGAGGTGGACGAACCGGACCGGCTCGATGCGATAGAGCGGTCGCTGGCGCGCATGGAGTCGATCATCGAGGACCTGCTCACGCTCGCCCGCGAGGGCCGCGGCGTCACCGACCCGACGCCCGTCTCGCTGCACGAGGTCGCCCACAGGGCCTGGCGGACCGTTCCGACCGACGACGCCGACCTGGTGGTGGCCGACGACCGCCGCGTCGTCGCCGACGAGGGGCGACTCGGCAGGCTCCTCGAGAACCTGTTCCGCAACTCCGTCGAACACGCCGCCTCCGACGGCGTCACCGTCACCGTGGGGACGCTCGACGATTCCGATCCGGAGGGCTTCTACGTCGCCGACGACGGGCCGGGGATCCCCGACGAGCGCCGGGACGCGGTGTTCGACCGCGGGTACACGACCGCGGAGACGGGGACCGGCTACGGGCTTGCAATCGTCGAACGGATCGCGGAAGCACACGGCTGGACGGTCGCGGTCGCGGGCGACGACGACGGGACGCGAATCGAGTTCACCGGAGTCGGCGACGCCTGA